A stretch of the Poseidonibacter parvus genome encodes the following:
- the selA gene encoding L-seryl-tRNA(Sec) selenium transferase, with translation MSLLKSIPKVDKFINNKKFNGFSKSLITKLSKELIVNLREDILNNKIDAINEEELIQNVINKYNLLISPSLQSVINATGIIVHTNLGRSLINEESFNKAMKVATSYNNLEYDLEKGKRGERYSHIVKTLQALTGCEDAIVVNNNASAVFLVLNTFCKNKEAVVSRGELVEIGGSFRVPDVMSQSGAILKEIGTTNKTHPKDYRNAVNENTSMLMKVHKSNYTIEGFTSEVPYEEVVEIAKEKNVIDYYDMGSGHMIDLPFNLDQAEPSILKIMQYNPSLLSFSGDKLLGSVQAGVIIGKKELIEEIKQNQLLRMLRVDKITLALLEDNLTSYLENRLDDIPTLKMLNTSVIELEKRARSLKEAINDICECEVIHTQTLIGGGTTPNKKIPTVALSISYKNYKANKIEQMFRKENLITRIENEKVLIDFRSIKENEIYKIEAIITKVFK, from the coding sequence ATGAGTCTACTAAAAAGTATTCCAAAGGTTGATAAGTTTATCAACAACAAAAAGTTTAACGGGTTTTCAAAATCTCTTATAACAAAGTTATCAAAAGAATTAATAGTTAATTTAAGAGAAGATATCTTAAATAATAAAATTGATGCAATAAATGAAGAAGAGCTTATTCAAAATGTAATAAATAAATATAATTTATTAATATCTCCATCTCTTCAAAGTGTAATAAATGCAACAGGAATTATTGTTCATACAAATTTAGGACGATCACTAATAAATGAAGAGAGTTTTAATAAAGCAATGAAAGTAGCAACTTCATATAACAATTTAGAATATGATTTAGAAAAAGGTAAAAGAGGTGAAAGATACTCTCATATTGTAAAAACACTTCAAGCACTAACAGGTTGTGAAGATGCAATTGTTGTAAACAACAATGCAAGTGCAGTTTTTTTAGTACTAAATACTTTTTGTAAAAATAAAGAAGCAGTTGTTAGTCGTGGTGAGCTTGTAGAAATTGGTGGAAGTTTTAGAGTTCCTGATGTAATGAGTCAAAGTGGTGCTATTTTAAAAGAGATAGGAACTACTAATAAAACACATCCAAAAGACTATAGAAACGCTGTGAATGAAAACACTTCAATGCTTATGAAAGTTCATAAATCAAACTATACAATAGAAGGATTTACTTCAGAAGTTCCTTATGAAGAAGTTGTAGAAATTGCAAAAGAAAAAAATGTAATTGATTACTATGATATGGGAAGTGGACATATGATTGACTTGCCTTTTAATTTAGATCAGGCTGAACCTTCAATTTTAAAAATCATGCAATATAATCCAAGCTTATTAAGTTTCTCAGGTGATAAACTTCTAGGTTCTGTTCAAGCTGGTGTAATTATAGGTAAAAAAGAATTAATTGAAGAAATCAAACAAAATCAACTTTTAAGAATGCTAAGAGTTGATAAAATAACACTTGCACTACTTGAAGATAATTTAACTTCATATTTAGAAAACAGACTTGATGACATACCAACTTTAAAAATGCTAAATACTTCTGTTATTGAATTAGAAAAAAGAGCTAGAAGTTTAAAAGAAGCAATAAATGATATTTGTGAATGTGAAGTTATTCATACGCAAACACTTATAGGTGGAGGAACAACTCCTAATAAAAAAATACCTACAGTTGCTTTAAGTATTTCATATAAAAATTATAAAGCAAATAAAATTGAACAAATGTTTAGAAAAGAGAATCTAATAACAAGAATTGAAAATGAAAAAGTTTTAATTGATTTTAGAAGTATAAAAGAGAATGAAATATATAAAATAGAAGCAATTATAACAAAGGTATTTAAGTAA
- the selD gene encoding selenide, water dikinase SelD: protein MNNEYKLTKFVQAAGUAAKMGPGDLKQTLCNLSPKDEKILVGFDTAEDASVYQINEDQAIVQTLDFITPVVDDPYIYGQIAAANSLSDVFAMGAEVKTALNIVGFDKKNLSSEALGEILNGGNEKIKECGGLLLGGHTIESPEMYYGLSVTGIIHPNDVVRNNTSKIGHVLILTKPLGMGILTTAIKRDLLEEKVARHCADIMASLNYLPSKIMRKYDVSSCTDITGFGLLGHSLESVNELTSFSIECSAVPLVTDAIALSEDNVIPGGTKKNMKYMEDKVLYMSGLANYCKTILCDAQTSGGLLIAMDRNDAKEYIKEIEDLSLGYASIIGEVIPKGAKDIIVH from the coding sequence ATGAACAACGAATATAAACTAACTAAATTCGTTCAAGCTGCTGGATGAGCTGCAAAGATGGGTCCGGGGGATCTTAAACAAACTCTTTGTAATCTTTCTCCAAAAGATGAAAAAATTTTAGTAGGATTTGACACAGCAGAAGATGCTAGTGTTTATCAAATAAATGAAGACCAAGCCATTGTTCAAACATTAGATTTTATAACTCCTGTTGTAGATGATCCATATATTTATGGACAAATTGCAGCAGCTAATTCATTATCAGATGTTTTTGCGATGGGAGCTGAAGTAAAAACAGCTTTAAACATTGTTGGATTTGATAAGAAAAACCTATCTTCAGAAGCTTTAGGTGAAATCCTAAATGGTGGAAATGAAAAAATAAAAGAATGTGGTGGACTTTTATTAGGTGGACATACAATTGAATCACCAGAAATGTATTATGGTTTATCAGTAACAGGAATAATTCATCCAAATGATGTAGTAAGAAATAACACATCTAAAATAGGTCATGTTTTAATTTTAACAAAACCTCTTGGAATGGGTATTTTAACTACAGCTATAAAAAGAGATTTATTAGAAGAAAAAGTTGCGAGACATTGTGCTGATATTATGGCATCGTTAAATTACTTACCATCAAAGATAATGAGAAAATATGATGTAAGTTCTTGTACAGATATTACAGGTTTTGGATTATTAGGTCATAGTTTAGAATCAGTAAATGAACTTACATCTTTTTCTATTGAATGTTCTGCTGTTCCTTTAGTAACTGATGCAATTGCATTATCAGAAGATAATGTAATTCCTGGAGGAACAAAAAAGAATATGAAATATATGGAAGACAAAGTTTTATATATGAGTGGATTAGCTAACTATTGTAAGACTATTTTATGTGATGCTCAAACATCTGGAGGATTATTAATAGCCATGGATAGAAATGATGCTAAAGAATATATCAAAGAAATCGAAGATTTATCTTTAGGTTATGCTTCTATTATTGGAGAAGTTATACCAAAAGGTGCTAAAGATATTATAGTTCACTAA
- a CDS encoding NADPH-dependent FMN reductase, which translates to MSKIGILVASSNNNQKLALKLQELALKENCEVELINLVDLRLPLYSTIEEEENGIPEAVLDLATKILDLKAFIIVAPEYNGVMPPVLNNAMAWTSRATKDWRDAFNDKIVGLATHSGGGGAKGLQAMRIQFQHLGANILARELLTTYEKPLNEETAIGMIQALSRLSKV; encoded by the coding sequence ATGTCAAAAATTGGAATATTAGTAGCCAGTTCAAATAACAATCAAAAATTAGCTTTAAAACTTCAAGAATTAGCACTAAAAGAAAACTGCGAAGTAGAACTAATTAACTTAGTAGATTTAAGATTACCATTATATAGCACAATTGAAGAAGAAGAGAATGGAATACCTGAAGCTGTATTAGATTTAGCTACAAAAATATTAGACTTAAAAGCTTTTATCATTGTTGCCCCTGAATATAATGGAGTTATGCCACCAGTTCTTAATAATGCAATGGCATGGACTTCAAGAGCTACAAAAGATTGGAGAGATGCATTTAATGATAAAATCGTTGGATTAGCAACTCACAGTGGCGGTGGTGGAGCTAAAGGTCTTCAAGCTATGAGAATACAGTTCCAGCATCTAGGTGCAAATATTTTAGCAAGAGAGCTTTTAACAACTTATGAAAAACCATTAAATGAAGAAACTGCAATTGGAATGATCCAAGCACTTTCAAGATTATCAAAAGTTTAG
- the pdxH gene encoding pyridoxamine 5'-phosphate oxidase produces the protein MDLSAIRGKYTTKGLDIPDLDKDPIKQFETWFQDAIDEQMPEPNAMMLATVGKDMMPSVRAVLLKTFDEKGFVFFTNYKSKKARQIDENPQASSLFSWIPMERQIKIEGKIEKISTTDSLKYFLSRPKGSQIGAWVSHQSSIITSRSLLEQKFDEIKRKFVKGEVPFPDFWGGYIIKPVRIEFWQGGQDRLHDRFLYEKEENGEWTIKRLAP, from the coding sequence TTGGATTTAAGTGCAATTAGAGGTAAATATACTACAAAAGGTTTAGATATTCCGGATTTAGATAAAGATCCAATTAAGCAGTTTGAAACATGGTTTCAAGATGCAATAGATGAGCAAATGCCTGAACCAAATGCAATGATGTTAGCCACAGTTGGAAAAGATATGATGCCAAGTGTTAGAGCAGTATTACTTAAAACTTTTGATGAAAAAGGATTTGTATTTTTTACAAATTACAAAAGTAAAAAAGCAAGACAAATAGATGAGAATCCACAAGCTTCATCTTTATTTTCTTGGATTCCAATGGAAAGACAAATAAAAATTGAAGGTAAAATTGAAAAAATATCAACAACAGATTCTTTAAAATATTTTCTTTCACGTCCTAAAGGTAGTCAAATTGGAGCTTGGGTTTCACATCAAAGCTCAATTATTACTTCAAGAAGTTTACTAGAGCAAAAGTTTGATGAAATAAAAAGAAAATTTGTAAAAGGAGAAGTTCCTTTTCCTGACTTTTGGGGTGGATATATAATTAAGCCTGTAAGAATTGAATTTTGGCAAGGTGGACAAGATAGACTTCATGATAGATTTCTTTATGAAAAAGAAGAAAATGGGGAATGGACAATAAAAAGATTAGCTCCATAA
- a CDS encoding UvrD-helicase domain-containing protein, with the protein MTLTKEQTNIINAKEESFKINAVAGSGKTTTLLEYAKKNSHLRILYLAYNKSLQTSLQKKLHEYKLTHMNVSTIHSLAYQKISAYQYNLAHDLKIQVIEKLLNGYEQTFNQRTNYYPVAEYVALIKDLVNFYCNSSLIALDLKLLESYKKQGDLSAKILELLNKDEQKALNHLKHILSAMKNKIIDATHDFYLKMFYLNKKVSTNLGYDLILVDEAQDISDVMIAIVEAQNCKRIYVGDSFQQIYSFRYAINALNKIELPSYELSKSFRFSDSYAKVLEKNLNTLYGMNSKKLLKISGVDTTTNLGEKAIDYKKPICVIARSTFGLIQQIVHFIQDDKKIYFEGGYNSYSFMNQTVYSIFYLKEKKNDKITIDEIKDFETIQELEQFAKDTKNQDYLNIIKFINTYGDNIFEINKKIKTKITTNKKDADLIFTTTHKSKGLEYEQIIMADDFITKKELSNPKSKVSFLKLQEELNIYYVAATRVKSAIWQASLNLDYVYKEGDENNFAKSKYSSKKTSSKKMKQMQEEWLKQNRVNKVNAF; encoded by the coding sequence ATGACATTAACTAAAGAGCAGACAAATATAATAAATGCAAAAGAAGAGTCGTTTAAAATAAATGCAGTAGCAGGAAGTGGAAAAACCACAACCTTGCTTGAATATGCAAAGAAAAACTCTCATTTAAGAATTTTATATTTAGCATATAATAAATCCCTGCAAACAAGTCTTCAAAAAAAACTTCATGAATATAAACTAACACATATGAATGTAAGTACTATTCACTCTCTTGCCTATCAAAAAATAAGTGCATATCAATACAATTTAGCACATGATTTAAAGATTCAAGTAATTGAAAAACTTTTAAATGGTTATGAGCAAACTTTTAATCAAAGAACAAACTATTATCCTGTTGCTGAATATGTTGCACTTATAAAAGATTTGGTTAATTTTTATTGTAATTCATCATTAATAGCACTTGATTTAAAACTTTTAGAATCATACAAAAAACAAGGTGATTTAAGTGCAAAGATACTTGAACTTTTAAACAAAGATGAACAAAAGGCTCTAAATCATTTAAAACATATCTTATCCGCTATGAAAAATAAAATCATAGATGCAACTCATGATTTTTACTTAAAAATGTTTTATTTAAATAAAAAAGTAAGTACAAACTTAGGCTATGATTTGATACTTGTAGATGAAGCACAAGATATTTCAGATGTAATGATAGCAATTGTTGAAGCACAAAATTGTAAGCGTATTTATGTAGGTGATTCCTTTCAACAAATATATTCTTTTAGATATGCAATAAACGCTTTAAATAAAATAGAATTGCCAAGTTATGAATTATCAAAAAGTTTTAGGTTTAGTGATTCTTATGCAAAGGTTTTAGAAAAAAACTTAAACACTTTATACGGTATGAATAGTAAAAAATTATTAAAAATCTCAGGTGTTGATACAACTACAAACTTAGGTGAAAAAGCTATTGATTATAAAAAACCTATTTGTGTAATTGCTCGTTCTACTTTTGGGTTAATTCAACAAATTGTGCACTTTATTCAAGATGATAAAAAAATATACTTTGAAGGTGGTTATAATTCATACTCTTTTATGAATCAAACTGTATATTCAATTTTTTATTTAAAAGAAAAGAAAAATGACAAGATTACAATTGATGAAATTAAAGATTTTGAAACTATTCAAGAGCTTGAACAGTTTGCAAAAGATACAAAAAATCAAGACTATTTAAATATTATAAAGTTCATCAACACTTACGGAGATAATATTTTTGAAATCAATAAAAAGATTAAAACAAAAATTACAACAAACAAAAAAGACGCAGATTTAATTTTTACAACAACTCATAAATCAAAAGGTTTAGAGTATGAACAAATTATTATGGCAGATGATTTTATTACAAAAAAAGAGTTATCAAATCCAAAAAGCAAAGTATCATTTTTAAAACTACAAGAAGAGTTAAATATTTATTACGTTGCAGCAACTAGAGTTAAAAGTGCCATTTGGCAAGCATCATTAAATCTTGATTATGTTTACAAAGAAGGTGATGAAAATAATTTTGCAAAATCAAAATACTCTAGTAAAAAAACAAGCTCTAAAAAAATGAAACAAATGCAAGAAGAATGGCTTAAACAAAATAGAGTAAATAAAGTTAATGCTTTTTAA
- the selB gene encoding selenocysteine-specific translation elongation factor, giving the protein MANIIIGTAGHIDHGKTALIKALNGYEGDITNEEKQRGITIDLSFSNLSRGQQNIAFIDVPGHEKLVKNMIAGAFGFDYVMLVVSAYEGIMPQTVEHIEIINLLGIKNLILVITKSDLVSSDELEKTKEKSLAFLNEFDFDIKFTQEVSIFESESIEKLKNNLFTIKNSTKQEENFFRYYVDRVFSPKGIGTVVTGTVLGKKLELNEKVFICEAQKESKIKNIQVHNENVLEANISNRAALNLQGVNSSNIKRGDLITKKGHVRGFDEIDISFKALKGKKLHHNKSYTIFIGAKKLEAKILLFDSTQELESGFATIKADEKLFTIFAEKLIIRQGNQTISGGKVLNPIIDPMKKNQKRQLLEHLENNNFKDAYYELLQAHKKGLGIISSAQRFALSHSEAIEFAKNLENVFIDEKELVIYPIETKELIVDSIREIYTKNNYALLSNASIALRLKWASTSFIQAALDELENEGFLSKDNNLYKNANIIENFAKNLEDSFLARLKKEDITPTAPYNIYDELDLDRKLGDDILKSLTAKKHVVRLQHNLFIHAESLNNIIMKMKEIIKEDGHIDIANFKAKFPMSRKYLVTYLDYLDNFSNIKKIDNKRVFT; this is encoded by the coding sequence ATGGCAAATATAATTATAGGAACAGCAGGACATATTGACCATGGTAAAACTGCTTTAATTAAAGCACTAAATGGTTACGAAGGTGATATTACAAATGAAGAAAAACAAAGAGGAATCACTATTGATTTATCTTTTTCAAATTTAAGTCGTGGACAGCAAAATATTGCTTTTATTGATGTACCTGGTCATGAGAAACTTGTAAAAAATATGATTGCAGGTGCTTTTGGTTTTGATTATGTAATGCTTGTTGTTTCTGCGTACGAAGGAATTATGCCTCAAACTGTTGAGCATATTGAAATTATAAATTTACTTGGAATCAAGAACTTAATTTTAGTTATTACAAAAAGTGATTTAGTAAGTAGTGATGAGCTTGAAAAAACAAAAGAAAAATCATTAGCTTTTTTAAATGAGTTTGATTTTGATATTAAATTTACTCAAGAAGTTTCAATCTTTGAATCTGAATCAATAGAAAAACTAAAAAACAATCTATTCACTATTAAAAACTCAACGAAACAAGAAGAAAACTTCTTTAGATATTATGTTGATAGAGTTTTTTCTCCTAAAGGTATTGGTACAGTTGTAACGGGAACTGTTTTAGGTAAAAAATTAGAATTAAATGAAAAAGTATTTATTTGTGAAGCACAAAAAGAATCAAAAATCAAAAATATTCAAGTACATAATGAAAACGTGCTTGAAGCAAATATCTCAAATAGAGCAGCTTTAAATTTACAAGGTGTAAATAGCTCAAATATCAAAAGAGGTGATTTAATTACAAAAAAAGGTCACGTTCGTGGTTTTGATGAAATTGATATTTCTTTTAAAGCTTTAAAGGGAAAGAAACTTCATCATAATAAATCATATACAATATTTATAGGTGCAAAAAAACTTGAAGCAAAGATTTTACTATTTGATTCAACACAAGAGCTTGAAAGTGGATTTGCAACTATTAAAGCAGATGAAAAGCTTTTTACAATATTTGCAGAAAAACTAATTATTCGACAAGGAAATCAAACTATAAGTGGAGGAAAAGTTTTAAATCCAATTATTGATCCAATGAAAAAAAATCAAAAAAGACAACTTTTAGAACACTTAGAAAACAATAACTTTAAAGATGCATATTATGAACTGCTTCAAGCACATAAAAAAGGCTTAGGAATAATATCTTCAGCTCAAAGATTTGCACTTTCACACTCAGAAGCAATAGAATTTGCTAAAAATTTAGAAAATGTATTTATTGATGAAAAAGAGCTTGTAATTTATCCAATTGAAACAAAAGAGTTAATTGTAGATTCAATTAGAGAAATTTATACAAAAAACAATTATGCCCTACTTTCAAATGCTTCAATAGCACTTCGTTTAAAATGGGCAAGTACTTCTTTTATTCAAGCAGCACTAGATGAACTTGAGAATGAAGGTTTTTTAAGTAAAGATAATAACTTATATAAAAATGCAAACATAATAGAAAATTTTGCTAAAAACCTAGAAGATTCGTTTTTAGCTAGATTAAAAAAAGAAGATATTACACCAACTGCACCATATAATATTTATGATGAATTAGACTTAGATAGAAAATTAGGTGATGATATTTTAAAATCTTTAACTGCTAAAAAACATGTAGTTAGACTTCAACATAATCTTTTTATTCATGCTGAGAGTTTAAATAATATCATTATGAAAATGAAAGAAATCATAAAAGAAGATGGACATATTGATATTGCAAACTTTAAAGCAAAATTTCCAATGAGTAGAAAATATTTAGTTACTTATTTAGACTATCTAGATAATTTTTCAAATATCAAAAAGATAGATAATAAAAGAGTATTTACTTAA
- a CDS encoding PhoH family protein translates to MKDKIYVLDTNIILQNLQNLYKISQNKTNHIVIPETVLLELEDKKKLSNELGYYARGFARLLALMKIKEVDYKQGFKVVKLFNDEINIDIISKDTYETVIEQVHLSESNDKRIIETACVARDYYKGAQTIFLSLDVYARTFALFKGIKTETLHDDKSTLPKFGFVKTLELDSSKFNSLDKKNILKIDESYEKENFSYIFNSPDGNSEYAVIYNEQIDTLKDTDFKALSIKPVNLKQKLFTKAIISNMFELLVIDAKAGSGKTLMSIVSAMRLIDLGFYDKIVYVRNSIESLDKGEDIGYLSGNDEKFRVYNMAVQDTLEFIAKKQLKKSESKDNPESIQTKISELQAKYSIETLWPGEARGRTLSSSIVIMDEWQNSSEKTTQLILSRLDESCMAIVIGSNRQIDNLYLNKYNNGLTTLLKQTNVTHPELKMFAIELDKAVRGKFAQFTERIFENKKQ, encoded by the coding sequence ATGAAAGATAAAATATACGTATTAGATACAAATATCATCTTACAAAACTTGCAAAATCTCTACAAAATTTCACAAAATAAAACTAACCATATTGTAATACCTGAAACAGTTCTACTTGAATTAGAGGATAAGAAAAAACTGTCAAATGAATTAGGATATTACGCAAGAGGCTTTGCAAGACTTTTAGCTTTGATGAAAATAAAAGAAGTCGATTATAAACAAGGATTTAAAGTTGTAAAACTTTTTAATGATGAAATTAATATTGATATAATTTCAAAAGATACTTATGAAACAGTGATTGAACAAGTTCATTTATCTGAAAGCAATGATAAAAGAATAATTGAAACTGCTTGTGTAGCAAGAGATTACTATAAAGGTGCTCAAACTATTTTTCTCTCACTTGATGTTTATGCTAGAACCTTTGCACTGTTTAAAGGTATTAAAACAGAAACTTTACATGATGATAAATCAACACTTCCAAAATTTGGTTTTGTAAAAACTCTTGAACTTGATTCTTCAAAGTTTAATTCTTTGGATAAGAAAAATATTTTAAAAATTGATGAAAGTTATGAAAAAGAAAATTTTTCTTATATCTTTAATAGCCCTGATGGAAATAGTGAATATGCTGTTATTTACAATGAACAAATTGATACATTAAAAGATACAGATTTTAAAGCACTTAGTATAAAACCTGTAAATTTAAAACAAAAACTATTTACAAAAGCTATTATTTCAAATATGTTTGAACTACTTGTAATTGATGCAAAAGCGGGAAGTGGTAAAACTTTGATGTCAATTGTAAGTGCTATGAGATTAATAGACTTAGGTTTTTATGACAAAATAGTATATGTTAGAAACTCTATAGAATCACTTGATAAAGGCGAGGATATCGGATATTTAAGTGGAAATGATGAGAAATTTAGGGTTTATAATATGGCTGTTCAAGATACTTTAGAGTTTATTGCAAAAAAACAACTAAAAAAAAGTGAAAGCAAGGATAATCCAGAATCAATACAAACAAAGATATCTGAGCTTCAAGCCAAGTATTCTATTGAGACTTTATGGCCAGGAGAAGCTAGAGGACGAACTTTAAGTTCATCAATTGTAATTATGGACGAATGGCAAAATTCTAGTGAAAAAACTACACAACTGATACTTTCAAGATTAGATGAATCATGTATGGCAATTGTAATTGGTTCAAATAGACAAATAGATAATTTGTATTTAAATAAATACAATAATGGACTTACTACTTTACTTAAACAAACTAATGTAACTCATCCAGAATTAAAGATGTTTGCAATAGAATTAGATAAAGCAGTTCGTGGTAAATTTGCACAATTTACAGAGCGTATATTTGAAAATAAAAAGCAGTAA
- a CDS encoding PAS domain-containing sensor histidine kinase, which produces MDSFSQIHKNEILNDVFDNEFVAIIVVNKERITRVVNNAFCKLYGYTKDEIIGKDTNKFHINNNYFDDFRKIAFEKIIKNEPVSIEYEFKKKDGSTFWAKISGNPSKNDNLFLWMIVDITETINMRNEIKEQSKLLKTVIDENPNPIVLKNYDAKFVLVNKATALLYNSTPDEMIGKDDGDFIPDKKLAEFFKENVQEIMNNKKTEIVYEDSIDVKTNEVKNYMSIKKPFRNQHNEDFILVIANDVTELNKKNQELAQKEKLLFQQAKFASMGEMIGNIAHQWRQPLSSISVLASGLKLEKELGIISDEDFTYAMDNIISTTKYLSQTIDDFRGFFNHKNIKVTTFHISNLIDKTLSLVNSQLKNKEIELIKIIDDFKISTYENELIQVLLNIINNSKDALLNKKEKKVIQIRTYQDKINVHIEILDNAEGISLDIIDKIFEPYFTTKHKSQGTGIGLFMSKEIVNKHLNGNISVFNDTFEADNMTYKGAKLTISLPRKNNT; this is translated from the coding sequence ATGGATAGCTTCTCACAGATACACAAAAATGAAATTCTCAATGATGTTTTTGATAATGAATTTGTCGCAATAATTGTTGTAAATAAAGAAAGAATCACTAGAGTAGTTAATAATGCCTTTTGTAAATTATATGGATATACAAAAGATGAAATTATAGGAAAAGATACTAATAAATTTCATATAAATAATAATTATTTTGATGATTTTAGAAAAATTGCTTTTGAAAAAATCATTAAAAATGAACCTGTGAGTATTGAATATGAATTTAAAAAGAAAGACGGTAGTACTTTTTGGGCTAAGATATCTGGTAATCCTTCAAAAAATGATAATCTCTTCTTATGGATGATTGTTGATATAACTGAAACAATTAATATGAGAAATGAAATAAAAGAACAATCCAAACTTTTAAAAACAGTAATAGATGAAAATCCAAATCCTATTGTATTAAAAAATTATGATGCTAAATTTGTACTTGTGAACAAAGCAACAGCTCTGCTGTACAATTCAACACCAGATGAAATGATAGGAAAAGATGATGGAGATTTTATTCCAGATAAAAAATTAGCAGAATTTTTTAAAGAAAATGTTCAAGAAATTATGAATAATAAAAAAACTGAAATTGTATACGAAGATTCAATAGATGTAAAAACAAATGAAGTAAAAAACTACATGTCTATTAAAAAACCTTTCAGAAATCAGCATAATGAAGATTTTATATTAGTAATTGCAAATGACGTAACAGAATTAAATAAAAAGAATCAAGAGTTAGCTCAAAAAGAAAAACTATTATTCCAACAAGCGAAGTTTGCTTCAATGGGTGAAATGATTGGAAATATTGCACACCAATGGAGACAACCTTTATCATCAATATCAGTTTTAGCATCTGGGTTAAAACTAGAAAAAGAGCTTGGTATTATAAGTGATGAAGATTTTACTTATGCAATGGATAATATAATTAGTACAACAAAATATTTATCACAAACAATTGATGACTTCAGAGGTTTCTTTAATCATAAAAATATAAAAGTCACTACATTTCATATAAGTAACTTAATAGATAAAACTCTAAGTCTTGTCAATAGCCAACTTAAAAATAAGGAAATTGAATTAATAAAAATAATTGATGATTTTAAAATAAGTACTTATGAAAATGAACTCATTCAAGTTTTATTAAATATAATCAATAATTCAAAAGATGCACTTTTAAATAAGAAAGAGAAAAAAGTTATTCAGATAAGAACTTACCAAGATAAAATAAATGTACATATAGAAATTCTTGATAATGCAGAAGGTATTTCTTTAGATATTATCGACAAAATATTTGAGCCATATTTTACAACTAAACATAAGTCTCAAGGTACAGGTATTGGACTATTTATGTCAAAAGAAATTGTAAATAAACATTTAAATGGTAATATAAGTGTATTTAATGACACTTTTGAGGCTGATAATATGACATACAAAGGTGCAAAACTCACTATTTCTTTACCTCGTAAAAATAATACTTAA
- a CDS encoding putative selenate ABC transporter substrate-binding protein, whose protein sequence is MKKILISFLVLSSVLFSQTFTFTAIPDQDETKLKERFSKLAVYLTKELNVDVKFVPVKSYSASIAAFRNNQVQLAWFGGLSGVKARLIVPGSVAIAQGVEDPEFHSYIIANSSTGLEKSEAFPAGIADKTFTFGSKGSTSGRLMPEYFIRENMKKAPNDLFKKVGFSGNHTKTISLVQSGAYEVGAVNFKVWDRELKAGNIDTSKVKVLWKTPAYPDYQFTAHGNLDEVYGAGFTTKLTNALLNLKDKAILDAFPRAAFIKAKNADFDPILNVGRKIGLID, encoded by the coding sequence ATGAAAAAAATACTTATTTCATTCTTAGTACTTTCATCAGTACTATTTTCACAAACATTTACTTTCACAGCGATTCCAGATCAAGATGAAACTAAATTAAAAGAAAGATTTTCAAAATTAGCTGTTTATTTAACAAAAGAGTTAAATGTAGACGTTAAATTTGTTCCAGTTAAGTCATACTCAGCATCAATTGCTGCGTTTAGAAACAATCAAGTTCAATTAGCATGGTTTGGTGGATTATCAGGTGTTAAAGCTAGATTAATCGTTCCTGGTTCTGTTGCAATTGCACAAGGTGTTGAAGATCCAGAATTTCATTCTTATATCATCGCAAATTCATCAACTGGCTTAGAAAAAAGTGAAGCATTCCCAGCAGGAATTGCAGATAAAACATTTACTTTTGGTTCAAAAGGTAGTACAAGTGGTAGATTAATGCCAGAATATTTCATCAGAGAAAATATGAAAAAAGCTCCAAATGATTTATTTAAAAAAGTTGGTTTCTCTGGAAATCATACTAAAACTATTTCACTAGTTCAAAGTGGTGCTTATGAAGTTGGTGCCGTAAACTTTAAAGTATGGGATAGAGAGCTTAAAGCTGGAAATATTGATACTTCAAAAGTAAAAGTTTTATGGAAGACTCCTGCTTATCCTGATTATCAGTTCACAGCTCATGGTAACTTAGATGAAGTTTATGGTGCTGGATTTACTACTAAACTTACAAACGCATTATTAAATTTAAAAGATAAAGCAATCTTAGATGCATTCCCAAGAGCTGCATTTATTAAAGCTAAAAATGCTGATTTTGACCCAATTTTAAATGTTGGAAGAAAAATAGGTTTAATAGACTAA